The Cervus canadensis isolate Bull #8, Minnesota chromosome 29, ASM1932006v1, whole genome shotgun sequence genome includes a window with the following:
- the CTSD gene encoding cathepsin D isoform X1 — protein sequence MQTPSLLPLLLALGLLAAPAAAVIRIPLHKFTSIRRTMSEAMGPVEHLIAKGPISKYATGEPAARHEPVPELLRNYMDAQYYGEIGIGTPPQCFTVVFDTGSANLWVPSIHCKLLDIACWTHHKYNSGKSSTYVKNGTTFSIHYGSGSLSGYLSQDTVSVPCNPSSSSPGSVTVQRQTFGEAIKQPGVVFIAAKFDGILGMAYPRISVNNVLPVFDNLMQQKLVEKNIFSFFLNRDPKAQPGGELMLGGIDSKYYRGSLAYHNVTRKAYWQIHMDQLDVGSSLTVCKGGCEAIVDTGTSLIVGPVEEVRELQKAIGAVPLMQGEVSAGRAGGRAPPPPGPPLTGFPLTPPQYMIPCEKVSSLPQVTVKLGGKDYTLSPEDYTLKVSQAGTTVCLSGFMGMDIPPPGGPLWILGDVFIGRYYTVFDRDQNRVGLAEAARL from the exons ATGCAGACGCCCAgcctgctgccgctgctgctcgCCCTCGGCCTGCTGGCCGCACCCGCCGCCGCGGTCATCAG GATCCCACTGCACAAGTTCACGTCCATCCGCCGGACCATGTCGGAGGCGATGGGCCCCGTGGAACACCTGATTGCCAAGGGCCCCATCTCGAAATATGCCACTGGGGAGCCAGCTGCGAGGCATGAGCCAGTCCCCGAGCTGCTCAGGAATTACATGGAT gcccagTACTACGGGGAGATCGGCATCGGGACGCCTCCGCAGTGCTTCACGGTGGTCTTCGACACCGGCTCTGCCAACCTGTGGGTCCCGTCCATCCACTGCAAGCTGCTGGACATCGCCTGCT GGACCCACCACAAATACAACAGCGGCAAGTCTAGCACGTACGTGAAGAACGGCACAACCTTCAGCATCCACTACGGCTCAGGCAGCCTCTCGGGGTACCTGAGCCAGGACACCGTGTCG GTCCCCTGTAACCCGTCCTCGTCCAGCCCGGGCAGTGTCACGGTGCAGAGGCAGACCTTCGGGGAGGCCATCAAGCAGCCGGGCGTGGTCTTCATCGCGGCCAAGTTCGACGGCATCCTGGGCATGGCCTACCCCCGCATCTCCGTCAACAACGTGCTGCCTGTCTTCGACAATCTGATGCAGCAGAAACTGGTGGAGAAGAacatcttctccttcttcctaAACAG GGACCCGAAAGCCCAGCCCGGGGGCGAGCTGATGCTGGGCGGGATCGACTCCAAGTACTACAGAGGCAGCCTGGCGTACCACAACGTCACCCGCAAGGCCTACTGGCAAATCCACATGGACCA GCTGGATGTGGGCAGCAGTCTGACCGTGTGCAAGGGCGGCTGTGAGGCTATCGTGGACACGGGCACGTCCCTGATCGTGGGCCCTGTGGAGGAGGTGCGGGAGCTGCAGAAGGCCATCGGGGCCGTGCCGCTGATGCAGGGCGAGGTGAGCGCCggcagggctggggggcgggCACCCCCACCGCCGGGCCCCCCGCTCACCGGCTTCCCTCTAACCCCCCCGCAGTACATGATCCCCTGCGAGAAGGTGTCCAGCCTGCCTCAGGTCACCGTGAAACTGGGGGGTAAGGACTACACGCTGTCCCCGGAGGACTACACGCTCAAG GTGTCACAGGCCGGGACGACCGTGTGCCTGAGCGGCTTCATGGGCATGGACATCCCCCCGCCCGGCGGGCCACTCTGGATCCTGGGGGACGTCTTCATCGGGCGCTACTACACCGTGTTCGACCGGGACCAGAACCGCGTGGGCCTGGCCGAGGCCGCCCGGCTCTAG
- the CTSD gene encoding cathepsin D isoform X2 — protein sequence MQTPSLLPLLLALGLLAAPAAAVIRIPLHKFTSIRRTMSEAMGPVEHLIAKGPISKYATGEPAARHEPVPELLRNYMDAQYYGEIGIGTPPQCFTVVFDTGSANLWVPSIHCKLLDIACWTHHKYNSGKSSTYVKNGTTFSIHYGSGSLSGYLSQDTVSVPCNPSSSSPGSVTVQRQTFGEAIKQPGVVFIAAKFDGILGMAYPRISVNNVLPVFDNLMQQKLVEKNIFSFFLNRDPKAQPGGELMLGGIDSKYYRGSLAYHNVTRKAYWQIHMDQLDVGSSLTVCKGGCEAIVDTGTSLIVGPVEEVRELQKAIGAVPLMQGEYMIPCEKVSSLPQVTVKLGGKDYTLSPEDYTLKVSQAGTTVCLSGFMGMDIPPPGGPLWILGDVFIGRYYTVFDRDQNRVGLAEAARL from the exons ATGCAGACGCCCAgcctgctgccgctgctgctcgCCCTCGGCCTGCTGGCCGCACCCGCCGCCGCGGTCATCAG GATCCCACTGCACAAGTTCACGTCCATCCGCCGGACCATGTCGGAGGCGATGGGCCCCGTGGAACACCTGATTGCCAAGGGCCCCATCTCGAAATATGCCACTGGGGAGCCAGCTGCGAGGCATGAGCCAGTCCCCGAGCTGCTCAGGAATTACATGGAT gcccagTACTACGGGGAGATCGGCATCGGGACGCCTCCGCAGTGCTTCACGGTGGTCTTCGACACCGGCTCTGCCAACCTGTGGGTCCCGTCCATCCACTGCAAGCTGCTGGACATCGCCTGCT GGACCCACCACAAATACAACAGCGGCAAGTCTAGCACGTACGTGAAGAACGGCACAACCTTCAGCATCCACTACGGCTCAGGCAGCCTCTCGGGGTACCTGAGCCAGGACACCGTGTCG GTCCCCTGTAACCCGTCCTCGTCCAGCCCGGGCAGTGTCACGGTGCAGAGGCAGACCTTCGGGGAGGCCATCAAGCAGCCGGGCGTGGTCTTCATCGCGGCCAAGTTCGACGGCATCCTGGGCATGGCCTACCCCCGCATCTCCGTCAACAACGTGCTGCCTGTCTTCGACAATCTGATGCAGCAGAAACTGGTGGAGAAGAacatcttctccttcttcctaAACAG GGACCCGAAAGCCCAGCCCGGGGGCGAGCTGATGCTGGGCGGGATCGACTCCAAGTACTACAGAGGCAGCCTGGCGTACCACAACGTCACCCGCAAGGCCTACTGGCAAATCCACATGGACCA GCTGGATGTGGGCAGCAGTCTGACCGTGTGCAAGGGCGGCTGTGAGGCTATCGTGGACACGGGCACGTCCCTGATCGTGGGCCCTGTGGAGGAGGTGCGGGAGCTGCAGAAGGCCATCGGGGCCGTGCCGCTGATGCAGGGCGAG TACATGATCCCCTGCGAGAAGGTGTCCAGCCTGCCTCAGGTCACCGTGAAACTGGGGGGTAAGGACTACACGCTGTCCCCGGAGGACTACACGCTCAAG GTGTCACAGGCCGGGACGACCGTGTGCCTGAGCGGCTTCATGGGCATGGACATCCCCCCGCCCGGCGGGCCACTCTGGATCCTGGGGGACGTCTTCATCGGGCGCTACTACACCGTGTTCGACCGGGACCAGAACCGCGTGGGCCTGGCCGAGGCCGCCCGGCTCTAG